One part of the Schistocerca piceifrons isolate TAMUIC-IGC-003096 chromosome 7, iqSchPice1.1, whole genome shotgun sequence genome encodes these proteins:
- the LOC124804776 gene encoding tubulin-specific chaperone A yields MADPRVKVIKIKTGVVKRLTKEKVVYEQEAEKQKERVQKLKEEEKDEHIIRKQEEVLQESMMMVPDCQRRLWKAYEELKGIIDNESDMAENEDYMAAVKALEDAKPQLPTIMANMS; encoded by the exons ATGGCGGATCCTAGAGTAAAAGTTATTAAAATCAAGACAGGTGTCGTGAAACGTCTGACGAAGGAAAAAGTGGTATATGAACAAGAAGCAGAGAAACAAAAAGAGAGAGTCCAGAAACTGAAAGAAGAAG AAAAAGATGAACATATTATACGGAAACAAGAAGAAGTATTGCAAGAGTCTATGATGATGGTTCCAGATTGCCAGCGACGCTTATGGAAGGCTTATGAGGAACTCAAGGGAATAATTGACAATGAATCAGACATGGCTGAAAATGAAGATTATATGGCAGCtgtgaaggctttggaagatgcGAAACCTCAGCTGCCAACAATAATGGCAAACATGTCTTAA